A portion of the Nitratidesulfovibrio termitidis HI1 genome contains these proteins:
- a CDS encoding host-nuclease inhibitor Gam family protein, protein MARSKPAPIIVAETPQAEGALAEIAAINRKVAALEADMNATIDAAKATASQASAPLLARRKELENAVASWAILNKGELFKGRKSLDLGFGTVGFRVTTKISQLAKITKEMTLAKLAEYGLRDGIRVKQEIDKEVMRDWPDERLELVGLRRRTSDEFYIEIHLEGVERAA, encoded by the coding sequence ATGGCCAGGAGCAAGCCCGCACCCATTATCGTGGCGGAAACGCCGCAGGCCGAGGGCGCACTGGCGGAGATTGCGGCCATCAACCGCAAGGTGGCCGCCCTGGAAGCGGACATGAACGCGACCATCGACGCGGCCAAGGCCACCGCCAGCCAGGCCAGCGCCCCTCTGTTGGCGCGGCGCAAGGAACTGGAGAACGCGGTGGCCAGTTGGGCCATCCTGAACAAGGGCGAACTGTTCAAGGGGCGCAAGAGCCTGGACCTGGGCTTCGGGACCGTGGGCTTTCGCGTGACCACGAAAATCAGCCAGCTGGCGAAGATCACCAAGGAAATGACCCTGGCCAAGCTGGCCGAGTACGGCCTGCGCGACGGCATCCGCGTGAAGCAGGAGATCGACAAGGAAGTCATGCGGGATTGGCCGGACGAGCGGCTGGAACTGGTGGGCCTGCGGCGGCGCACCAGCGACGAGTTCTACATCGAAATTCACCTGGAAGGCGTGGAGCGCGCGGCGTAG
- a CDS encoding AAA family ATPase, whose protein sequence is MRRDVFVETNNVQALRTAVGSACGAGRGYPAMVMTYGEAGTGKTVAARMLFSEFGGVYLRAMEQMSQHAFLQELCFEVDGSRPHGSYRCKQTVLRRLDEAPAPIFVDEADRLDIRRLEDLRDIHDVTGSPVVLIGEMGLPTRVNARTRINDRIPAALRVHFDSISRQDILLYAAQTADLRLTPEAAAHVHTATRGNFRRVHNAVLSIEGTARAAGTSDVDLAMCRAALGMGTPTGRQ, encoded by the coding sequence ATGAGGCGCGACGTATTCGTGGAAACCAACAACGTGCAGGCGCTACGCACAGCCGTGGGCAGCGCCTGCGGGGCCGGGCGGGGCTACCCCGCCATGGTCATGACCTACGGCGAGGCGGGCACCGGCAAGACCGTGGCGGCGCGCATGCTGTTTTCGGAGTTCGGCGGCGTCTACCTGCGCGCCATGGAGCAGATGAGCCAGCACGCATTTCTCCAGGAACTGTGCTTCGAGGTGGACGGCAGCCGTCCGCACGGAAGCTACCGCTGCAAGCAGACGGTGCTGCGGCGGCTGGACGAAGCCCCTGCGCCCATCTTTGTGGACGAGGCGGACCGGCTGGACATCCGGCGGCTGGAAGACCTGCGGGACATTCACGACGTGACGGGTTCGCCCGTGGTGTTGATCGGCGAGATGGGCCTGCCAACGCGGGTCAACGCGCGGACGCGCATCAACGACCGCATTCCGGCGGCCCTGCGGGTGCACTTCGACAGCATCTCGCGGCAGGACATCCTGCTGTACGCCGCGCAGACGGCGGACCTGCGGCTGACGCCGGAGGCCGCAGCCCATGTGCATACGGCGACACGGGGGAACTTCCGGCGGGTACACAACGCGGTGCTGTCCATTGAGGGGACGGCCCGCGCCGCCGGGACCAGTGACGTGGACCTGGCCATGTGCCGGGCCGCCCTGGGCATGGGCACCCCGACCGGGAGGCAGTGA
- a CDS encoding DNA-binding domain-containing protein — translation MAALKETFTAQELAQLLSRTDRAIQMRAEREGWASRPRAGRGGGHEWLVASMPEPTRAALTVALARQAEAAAPPVARVSDVVVPDWAWRVARARYRVVAEWRATIVRQKARGMSGKGATEAFLAAYRSGTLLPREVMEAAGEVSRPTLYRWDKALREAGEDMEVLADKRGGWANGRKKGLGQIGPDAEAAFLAAYLTPNRPSMTLAYRAMELVLQRQGLDVPSYASVRRFFERFDSYHHDLVVLRRDGEKALADKVGAYLNRDDRILRVGDVLFADGHVLNFDVLHPETGKPCRMTLIGWQDWASRMPVGWEIMPTENTVAVSAALRMSILNLGKCPQVVYLDNGKAFKNKFFSERSDLAELDGLYVRLGIDVVHSLPYQGRTKVIERFWGSFNEECARILPSYRGRCIDDKPAHLHRNERWHKARHNEWVPTVDDVGRILALYVEWHAQREHPTRPGRSIREVFDEGRGPGFSEAQQADLDRHFLWRREVTPRRCRITIAGVEFESDALYGVNKRLTAMFAWSDLSEVRLYDDGRYIATARPVASLNPLAKHFGDKLDMDSVADANKRLRQMKRDTVRLARELDGRAAEALGGLPWMQPAQERRTPLTVVPARGAMPAAQDRRMLPEAHPTPDMSEAEAQELRAALEDLTARQAARPEYEAPAFFANAREKYEFLFEVSVGEGKRLTPEDARFMADFEASAEYPPLERRYAQLRAIYANDHSHTMEAQA, via the coding sequence ATGGCAGCACTGAAAGAGACATTCACAGCACAGGAGTTGGCCCAACTCCTCTCTCGCACAGATCGCGCAATACAAATGCGCGCCGAGCGCGAGGGGTGGGCATCACGGCCCCGTGCGGGCCGTGGCGGCGGGCACGAGTGGCTGGTGGCGTCGATGCCGGAGCCCACGCGGGCGGCGCTGACCGTGGCGCTGGCCCGGCAGGCGGAGGCCGCTGCGCCGCCCGTGGCGCGGGTGAGCGACGTGGTGGTGCCGGACTGGGCATGGCGCGTGGCGCGCGCCCGGTACCGGGTTGTTGCCGAGTGGCGGGCCACCATTGTGCGCCAGAAGGCGCGCGGGATGAGCGGCAAGGGCGCGACTGAGGCGTTTCTGGCGGCCTACCGCAGCGGCACGCTGCTACCGCGCGAGGTGATGGAGGCAGCGGGCGAGGTGAGCCGCCCCACCCTGTACCGCTGGGACAAGGCCCTGCGCGAGGCGGGCGAGGACATGGAGGTTCTGGCCGACAAGCGCGGCGGGTGGGCCAACGGGCGCAAGAAGGGGCTGGGGCAGATAGGCCCGGACGCGGAGGCGGCGTTTTTGGCGGCGTACCTGACGCCCAACCGGCCATCCATGACGCTGGCCTACCGGGCCATGGAACTGGTGCTGCAACGGCAGGGGCTGGACGTGCCCAGCTATGCGTCGGTGCGGCGGTTCTTCGAGCGGTTCGACAGCTACCACCACGACCTGGTGGTGCTGCGACGCGACGGGGAAAAGGCGCTGGCCGACAAGGTGGGGGCGTACCTGAACCGTGACGACCGCATTCTGCGCGTGGGCGACGTGCTGTTCGCCGACGGGCACGTGCTGAACTTCGACGTGCTGCACCCGGAAACGGGCAAGCCTTGCCGCATGACCCTGATCGGCTGGCAGGACTGGGCAAGCCGCATGCCGGTGGGCTGGGAGATCATGCCCACCGAGAACACCGTGGCCGTTTCCGCCGCGCTGCGCATGAGCATCCTGAACCTGGGGAAGTGCCCGCAGGTGGTCTATCTGGACAACGGCAAGGCGTTCAAAAACAAGTTTTTTTCGGAGCGCAGCGACCTTGCGGAACTGGACGGGCTGTACGTGCGGCTGGGCATCGACGTGGTGCATTCGCTGCCCTACCAGGGCCGCACCAAGGTGATTGAGCGGTTCTGGGGATCGTTCAACGAGGAGTGCGCCCGCATCCTGCCGAGCTACCGGGGGCGCTGCATAGACGACAAGCCCGCGCACCTGCACCGCAACGAGCGGTGGCACAAGGCCCGCCACAACGAATGGGTGCCCACCGTGGACGACGTGGGCCGCATTCTTGCCCTGTACGTGGAATGGCACGCCCAGCGCGAGCACCCCACGCGGCCTGGCCGGAGCATCCGCGAGGTGTTCGACGAGGGGCGCGGGCCGGGGTTCAGCGAGGCGCAACAGGCCGACCTTGACCGGCATTTCCTGTGGCGGCGGGAGGTCACCCCCCGGCGCTGCCGCATCACCATCGCGGGCGTCGAGTTCGAGTCGGACGCGCTGTACGGCGTCAACAAGCGGCTGACGGCCATGTTCGCGTGGTCGGACCTTTCGGAGGTGCGGCTGTACGACGACGGGCGCTACATCGCCACGGCCCGGCCCGTGGCCAGCCTGAACCCGCTGGCCAAGCACTTCGGCGACAAGTTGGACATGGACAGCGTGGCCGACGCCAACAAGCGGTTGCGCCAGATGAAGCGCGACACGGTGCGACTGGCGCGGGAACTGGACGGCAGGGCCGCCGAGGCGCTGGGCGGCCTGCCGTGGATGCAGCCCGCGCAGGAGCGCCGCACCCCCCTGACCGTGGTGCCCGCACGCGGGGCCATGCCCGCCGCACAGGACCGGCGCATGCTGCCGGAAGCCCACCCCACCCCCGACATGAGCGAGGCCGAGGCGCAGGAACTGCGGGCGGCGCTGGAAGACCTGACGGCGCGCCAGGCGGCCCGGCCCGAATACGAGGCCCCGGCGTTCTTCGCCAATGCGCGGGAGAAGTACGAATTTCTGTTCGAGGTGTCCGTGGGCGAGGGCAAGCGCCTGACGCCGGAGGACGCCCGGTTCATGGCCGATTTCGAGGCGTCGGCCGAGTACCCGCCGCTGGAGCGGCGCTATGCGCAACTGCGCGCCATCTACGCAAACGACCACTCTCACACCATGGAGGCACAGGCATGA
- a CDS encoding helix-turn-helix domain-containing protein, with product MSVEMRRKCGAARAQVRFRIREELERRSLTMTALAEQIGVCNQAVSNTVNGRLHSPRVLQALRDVGVPEKYLFDPAKVCAKGPDATQREVA from the coding sequence ATGAGTGTTGAGATGCGGCGGAAGTGCGGTGCGGCACGGGCGCAGGTGCGTTTCCGCATCCGCGAGGAACTGGAGCGGCGCAGCCTGACCATGACGGCGCTGGCCGAACAGATAGGCGTTTGCAACCAGGCCGTTTCCAACACGGTGAATGGCAGGCTGCACAGCCCAAGGGTGTTGCAGGCGCTGCGCGACGTGGGCGTGCCGGAGAAGTACCTGTTCGACCCCGCGAAGGTATGCGCGAAGGGGCCGGACGCAACGCAACGAGAGGTGGCGTGA
- a CDS encoding LexA family transcriptional regulator: MDNAKLFEEKLARIFAATQAKGDTALANILGIKPPSVAAAKKRQQIPTGWVETIAEKFNVSADWLFFGRGPMHLGEPSGQTTLPGSEVARRLLASRPQPNALDARPLFEDTEPDCDMVLVTKVKARLSAGGGSLEVNGESVGRYAFRSDWLCRKGSPAHMVLMDVVGDSMAPDIQDGDMVLIDQGKTDIIPGAIYAVGIDEGVFVKRLSLLPGRLVISSANPAYAPIEVHRESQDMESIRVIGRVLWWCREAH, encoded by the coding sequence ATGGACAACGCGAAATTGTTTGAAGAGAAGTTAGCCAGAATTTTTGCTGCTACCCAAGCTAAAGGGGATACGGCGTTAGCTAACATTCTTGGGATAAAGCCACCGTCCGTCGCTGCTGCAAAAAAACGCCAGCAGATACCCACCGGATGGGTTGAAACCATTGCGGAAAAGTTCAATGTTTCAGCAGACTGGCTGTTCTTCGGGCGCGGGCCAATGCACCTTGGGGAGCCATCCGGCCAGACAACGCTCCCCGGCTCGGAGGTCGCGCGCAGACTGCTGGCGTCCCGCCCGCAGCCCAATGCGCTCGATGCGCGCCCCCTGTTCGAGGACACGGAACCCGACTGCGACATGGTGCTCGTCACCAAGGTAAAGGCGCGCCTCTCCGCTGGCGGCGGCAGCCTGGAGGTCAACGGGGAATCCGTGGGCCGCTATGCGTTCCGCTCCGACTGGCTGTGCCGCAAGGGCTCACCAGCCCACATGGTGCTCATGGATGTGGTCGGCGACTCCATGGCCCCCGACATCCAGGACGGGGACATGGTGCTCATTGACCAAGGCAAGACGGACATCATCCCCGGCGCGATCTACGCCGTGGGCATTGATGAAGGCGTGTTCGTCAAACGGTTAAGCCTGCTGCCGGGCCGCCTGGTCATCTCCAGCGCCAACCCGGCCTACGCCCCCATAGAGGTTCACCGCGAAAGCCAGGACATGGAAAGCATCCGCGTCATTGGCCGCGTCCTCTGGTGGTGCCGCGAGGCGCACTAG
- a CDS encoding serine dehydratase subunit alpha family protein, whose amino-acid sequence MDIAAFFAAEVKPALGCTEPGAVALAAATAARHLPAPPERIHLRLSANIYKNGQSVGIPGAQGLRGNMLASALGALAGDADMGLQALAAVTDDDVAAARALTERGAVTQEIVQDVPTVYAEAELYRPGHLVVAVVAGRHDRVAEVRHNGQVVYRAEDTLGGDSLPPYMADLQRAAFDDLWNWADGIDADLTRDLLRGAEMNLAVAEQGLTSPWGLAVGHTLGMALRGGDRQHTGASGTNASGSCVSGDRVSDACGPDISARVKATTAAAADVRMAGANQPVMSSAGSGNHGLTAIIPPALAARAWGRSDAELARALALSHLVTGAVKARTGRLTPLCGCAVAAGAGAAAALVRLADGTPAQAEQAVALVFSSVMGMICDGAKGGCALKVGTAAAEAWSAAQLALHGPGMTGAEGIVSPDFRASLRSLGEVSSLGFAAVDVAIIRLLERGVQ is encoded by the coding sequence ATGGACATCGCCGCCTTTTTCGCCGCCGAAGTAAAGCCCGCGCTGGGCTGCACCGAACCGGGGGCCGTGGCCCTTGCCGCCGCCACCGCCGCGCGCCACCTGCCCGCCCCGCCGGAACGCATCCACCTGCGCCTTTCGGCCAACATCTACAAGAACGGCCAGTCCGTGGGCATTCCCGGCGCGCAGGGCCTGCGCGGCAACATGCTGGCATCCGCGCTGGGCGCACTGGCGGGCGATGCGGACATGGGCCTGCAAGCGCTGGCCGCCGTCACCGACGACGACGTGGCCGCCGCCCGCGCCCTGACCGAGCGTGGCGCGGTAACGCAGGAAATCGTGCAGGACGTGCCCACGGTGTACGCCGAGGCGGAACTGTACCGCCCCGGCCATCTGGTGGTGGCCGTGGTGGCCGGGCGGCACGACCGCGTGGCCGAGGTGCGCCACAACGGGCAGGTGGTCTACCGGGCGGAGGACACCCTGGGCGGCGACAGCCTGCCCCCGTACATGGCCGACCTGCAACGGGCCGCCTTTGACGACCTGTGGAACTGGGCCGACGGAATTGACGCCGACCTCACCCGAGACCTGCTGCGCGGCGCGGAGATGAATCTGGCCGTGGCCGAGCAGGGGCTGACCAGCCCGTGGGGCTTGGCCGTGGGACACACCTTGGGAATGGCTCTGCGCGGCGGAGATCGCCAGCATACCGGCGCGTCCGGCACCAACGCATCTGGTTCCTGCGTATCTGGCGACCGCGTATCTGACGCCTGCGGTCCGGACATCAGCGCCCGCGTGAAGGCCACCACGGCTGCCGCCGCCGACGTGCGCATGGCCGGGGCCAACCAGCCGGTCATGAGCAGCGCAGGTTCCGGCAACCACGGGCTTACCGCCATCATTCCTCCGGCGCTGGCCGCCCGCGCCTGGGGCCGCAGCGATGCGGAACTGGCCCGCGCGCTGGCCCTGTCGCACCTGGTTACCGGCGCGGTAAAGGCCCGCACGGGCCGCCTTACCCCGCTGTGCGGCTGCGCCGTGGCCGCCGGGGCGGGCGCCGCCGCCGCGCTGGTGCGCCTTGCGGACGGCACGCCCGCGCAGGCCGAACAGGCAGTGGCGCTGGTGTTCTCGTCAGTCATGGGGATGATCTGCGACGGGGCCAAGGGCGGCTGCGCCCTGAAGGTGGGCACCGCTGCGGCAGAAGCCTGGAGCGCCGCGCAACTGGCCCTGCACGGGCCGGGCATGACCGGGGCCGAGGGCATTGTCTCCCCCGATTTCCGCGCCTCGCTGCGCTCGCTGGGCGAAGTGTCCAGCCTGGGCTTCGCCGCCGTGGACGTAGCCATCATCCGCCTGCTGGAGCGCGGCGTGCAGTAG
- a CDS encoding DUF3828 domain-containing protein, giving the protein MKKYVYLLMLVFMCGCASGHANVRKFSDGPENFVYDFYQWYMREAILLGNEPLKNGEIYRYVYADTVHRNLVELDRGNYWSDYFLDSQDPNEEWLETIHVYKAVAINDSVMVVPVNFAGDKPECTSLLVFLGKEAGELRIIKVERAVHWSE; this is encoded by the coding sequence ATGAAAAAATACGTATACCTGCTTATGCTTGTCTTTATGTGCGGATGTGCATCTGGCCATGCCAATGTGCGCAAGTTTTCAGACGGTCCGGAAAATTTTGTTTACGATTTTTATCAGTGGTATATGCGAGAAGCAATACTGCTTGGCAACGAGCCGCTGAAGAATGGAGAAATATATCGGTATGTGTACGCAGATACGGTACACAGGAACCTTGTCGAGCTGGACAGGGGGAATTACTGGTCAGACTATTTTCTGGACTCTCAGGATCCCAATGAGGAATGGCTTGAAACCATCCACGTTTACAAGGCAGTAGCCATCAACGATTCCGTCATGGTGGTCCCCGTGAATTTTGCAGGGGACAAGCCGGAATGCACGTCGCTTCTCGTGTTTCTTGGGAAGGAGGCCGGGGAACTCCGCATCATCAAGGTGGAAAGAGCGGTCCACTGGTCGGAATGA
- a CDS encoding RHS repeat domain-containing protein produces MPFLVLRNDAPSEEYQWHDPLRLARFRDHRTGTEYVFHYEAGEDKPEATAGMCRVPHAVTVRGPALDNLGGGMLAPSLFRTDAENRAAHARSVTFCIGSDQVGTVKALIDPDGTVVKRLEYDSFGLPLLDTCPYFFFPLGFAGGLVDRHTGLVRFGFRDYDPRTGRFTAPDPLGDTGGDHDLYDYCVDDPVSAYDPTGLIQQGLAARGWDESKHPRATDGRFTFAHGGAAGSAAATSNVQEQEGRPAGDAAGARDVPTAGPDGQGKSGGDSKAKDILQRLRPWWMYPYGSKEKQDGIAKMQETMTPNIQGWAKTMENVGRGGINAQEFLLFEGAKMGIDRVKKKREKRRQEENAKK; encoded by the coding sequence ATGCCGTTTCTGGTGTTGCGCAACGATGCGCCCAGCGAGGAATACCAGTGGCATGACCCGTTGCGCCTGGCGCGGTTCCGCGACCACCGGACCGGCACGGAGTACGTGTTTCATTACGAGGCGGGCGAAGACAAGCCGGAAGCGACGGCAGGCATGTGCCGCGTGCCGCACGCTGTCACCGTGCGTGGCCCGGCACTGGACAATCTGGGCGGCGGCATGCTGGCCCCGTCCCTTTTTCGTACCGATGCGGAGAACAGGGCGGCCCATGCGCGTAGCGTCACCTTTTGCATCGGCAGCGATCAGGTGGGTACGGTAAAGGCGCTCATCGATCCCGACGGCACGGTGGTCAAGCGGCTGGAGTACGACAGCTTCGGCCTGCCGCTGCTGGACACCTGCCCGTATTTCTTCTTTCCGCTGGGGTTTGCCGGGGGACTTGTGGACCGGCACACCGGCCTTGTACGCTTCGGCTTCCGCGATTACGATCCGCGCACGGGGCGTTTTACGGCGCCGGATCCCCTGGGTGACACGGGGGGCGACCATGACCTGTACGACTACTGCGTGGACGATCCGGTCAGCGCGTACGACCCGACGGGGCTGATCCAGCAGGGCCTTGCCGCGCGCGGCTGGGACGAGTCGAAACACCCGCGCGCCACGGACGGCAGGTTCACGTTTGCCCATGGCGGCGCGGCGGGAAGTGCCGCCGCGACGAGCAATGTGCAAGAGCAAGAAGGACGGCCTGCTGGGGATGCAGCAGGCGCGCGCGATGTCCCAACTGCGGGGCCTGACGGGCAGGGCAAAAGTGGTGGAGACTCCAAGGCGAAAGACATATTGCAACGCCTGCGTCCGTGGTGGATGTACCCCTATGGAAGCAAAGAGAAGCAGGATGGCATTGCAAAAATGCAGGAAACTATGACCCCTAATATTCAGGGTTGGGCGAAAACAATGGAGAACGTGGGGAGAGGCGGAATAAACGCCCAAGAGTTCTTGTTGTTTGAAGGGGCGAAAATGGGAATAGACCGCGTGAAGAAGAAAAGAGAGAAAAGGCGCCAAGAGGAAAATGCTAAAAAATAG
- a CDS encoding nitroreductase family protein has protein sequence MELITLDTDVCTGDGHCMAACPKGLLQPDGNGHPVPVPDAAEQCIDCGHCVAVCPTSALRHARLPLASFLPVQPGQADATAMDALIRNRRSIRRFSPRPLLDATLHELMDVVRHAPTARNSRLLRWHVIRSAAASRALAGVVSEWLSAAGYYPDALAAFAAGGDKVLRGAPHLAYCTAPKSYNFGACDGGIAATTLDYAAAARGIGTCWAGLVMWAASNHEPTRAALGLADDLDVVGAMMLGMPAMKYHRVPPRNVPEVVWVD, from the coding sequence ATGGAACTGATTACCCTCGATACGGATGTCTGTACGGGCGACGGCCACTGCATGGCCGCCTGTCCCAAGGGGCTGCTGCAACCGGACGGCAACGGCCACCCTGTGCCCGTGCCCGACGCAGCGGAACAATGCATCGACTGCGGGCACTGCGTGGCCGTGTGCCCCACCAGTGCCCTGCGCCACGCCCGTCTGCCGCTGGCGTCCTTCCTGCCGGTGCAGCCGGGCCAGGCCGACGCCACGGCCATGGATGCACTGATCCGCAACCGGCGCTCCATCCGCCGTTTTTCGCCGCGTCCGCTGCTGGATGCCACCCTGCACGAACTGATGGACGTGGTGCGCCATGCGCCTACCGCCCGCAACAGCCGCCTGCTGCGCTGGCACGTGATCCGTTCCGCAGCCGCGTCGCGGGCGTTGGCCGGGGTGGTTTCCGAATGGTTGAGCGCAGCGGGCTACTACCCGGATGCGCTGGCCGCGTTTGCCGCAGGCGGCGACAAGGTGCTGCGCGGCGCGCCGCATCTGGCGTACTGTACCGCCCCGAAAAGCTACAACTTTGGCGCGTGCGACGGCGGCATCGCCGCCACCACGCTGGATTACGCGGCTGCGGCGCGGGGCATCGGCACCTGCTGGGCCGGTCTGGTGATGTGGGCCGCCAGCAATCACGAACCCACCCGCGCTGCGCTGGGCCTTGCCGACGACCTGGACGTGGTGGGCGCCATGATGCTGGGCATGCCCGCCATGAAGTACCACCGGGTGCCCCCGCGCAACGTGCCCGAGGTGGTCTGGGTGGACTGA
- a CDS encoding LysE family translocator, which translates to MSISWNFLIVYTLTVLVATITPGPSMLLALTHGVRYGVRRALASALGNTAASVLQALVAVAGLGVVLAASEDLFRVVRYAGAAYLVYVGVCMLRASAVPLHAAATAGDADATGNASVGGTSETPDGPGARKLFSQAFFVAAGNPKAIVFFTALFPQFLAPGDTLARSALLVADLAVIAFLGMMLYAMAGARIAALLATTRAARWYNRTVGVAFIGSGAGLALSDR; encoded by the coding sequence ATGTCCATCTCATGGAATTTCCTCATCGTGTACACACTGACGGTGCTGGTGGCCACCATCACCCCCGGTCCCAGCATGCTGCTGGCCCTGACGCACGGGGTGCGTTACGGCGTGCGGCGCGCGCTGGCATCCGCGCTGGGCAATACGGCAGCTTCGGTGTTGCAGGCGCTGGTGGCGGTGGCCGGTCTGGGCGTGGTGCTGGCCGCGTCGGAAGACCTGTTCCGGGTGGTGCGCTACGCGGGCGCGGCCTATCTGGTGTACGTGGGGGTGTGCATGCTGCGCGCCTCGGCAGTGCCCCTGCATGCGGCGGCGACGGCGGGTGATGCAGACGCCACCGGCAATGCCAGCGTTGGCGGTACATCCGAAACCCCCGACGGTCCGGGGGCGCGCAAGCTGTTCTCGCAGGCGTTCTTCGTGGCGGCGGGCAATCCCAAGGCCATCGTGTTCTTTACCGCGCTGTTCCCGCAATTTCTGGCCCCCGGCGACACCCTGGCCCGCAGCGCCCTGCTGGTGGCGGACCTGGCCGTCATCGCCTTTCTGGGCATGATGCTCTACGCCATGGCCGGGGCGCGCATTGCCGCGCTGCTGGCCACCACCCGCGCCGCGCGCTGGTACAACCGCACCGTGGGGGTCGCCTTCATCGGCAGCGGGGCAGGGCTGGCCTTGTCCGACAGGTAG
- a CDS encoding ammonia-forming cytochrome c nitrite reductase subunit c552, which produces MARKGTLLLAVALVPFVLAGCSDVTELKTPVFKTRIAAEETRSSAFKAEFPQQYASYQRNDESTVMTEFNGSVPFNKNDNVNPLPEGYKHAQPYLKNLWLGYPFSYEYRNARGHTKALEDFLHIDRINTYAEKGGLPATCWNCKTPKMMGWVKEYGDGFWAKDVNELRDKIDMKDETIGCANCHDPQTMELRLYSVPLQDQLKAQGKDWAKLSRNEKRSLVCGQCHVEYYFLDKEKGVAKKPVFPWADGYDPQDMYTYYKTAGNSQMKGFEGNFVDWVHPVSKTPMIKAQHPEFETWQNGVHGAAGVSCADCHMGYTRTDDKKKISGHWWTSPLKDPDLRACRQCHSDKSPDYLRSRVLFSQQKTYDQLLKAQDLSVKAHEAVRLASEFQGTRPANYDDLMIQAREMVRKGQFFWDYVSAENSVGFHNPAKALDTLASSQQYSQQAVDLASEATGFAISKDLAGDIHKIVPPILKHSRKLQQDPEHMKTHVWFRYIPVLPKADKVWDGQKKLVSAAQ; this is translated from the coding sequence ATGGCCCGCAAGGGGACCCTGCTGCTTGCCGTTGCGCTTGTCCCCTTTGTTCTCGCGGGCTGTTCCGACGTTACGGAACTGAAAACCCCGGTGTTCAAGACCAGGATCGCGGCGGAGGAAACCCGCAGCAGCGCCTTCAAGGCGGAATTTCCGCAGCAGTACGCAAGCTACCAGCGCAACGACGAAAGCACCGTGATGACCGAATTCAACGGTTCGGTGCCGTTCAACAAGAACGACAACGTCAATCCGCTGCCCGAAGGGTACAAGCACGCCCAGCCGTACCTGAAGAACCTGTGGCTGGGCTACCCGTTCAGCTACGAGTACCGCAACGCGCGCGGCCATACCAAGGCGCTGGAAGACTTCCTGCACATCGACCGCATCAACACCTATGCGGAAAAGGGTGGTCTGCCCGCCACCTGCTGGAACTGCAAGACCCCCAAGATGATGGGTTGGGTGAAGGAATACGGCGACGGCTTCTGGGCCAAGGACGTCAACGAGTTGCGTGACAAGATCGACATGAAGGACGAGACCATCGGCTGCGCCAACTGCCACGACCCGCAGACCATGGAACTGCGTCTGTACAGCGTGCCGTTGCAGGACCAGCTGAAGGCGCAGGGCAAGGACTGGGCCAAGCTTTCGCGCAACGAGAAGCGTTCGCTGGTGTGCGGCCAGTGCCACGTGGAGTACTACTTTCTGGACAAGGAAAAGGGCGTGGCCAAGAAGCCCGTGTTCCCCTGGGCCGACGGGTATGACCCGCAGGACATGTACACCTACTACAAGACCGCGGGCAATTCGCAGATGAAGGGCTTCGAGGGCAACTTCGTGGACTGGGTGCACCCCGTGTCCAAGACGCCCATGATCAAGGCCCAGCACCCGGAATTCGAAACGTGGCAGAACGGCGTGCACGGCGCGGCGGGCGTTTCGTGCGCCGATTGCCACATGGGCTACACCCGCACCGACGACAAGAAGAAGATCTCCGGCCACTGGTGGACCTCGCCCCTGAAGGATCCGGACCTGCGCGCCTGCCGCCAGTGCCATTCGGACAAGAGCCCCGACTACCTGCGCTCGCGCGTGCTGTTCAGCCAGCAGAAGACCTACGACCAGTTGCTGAAGGCCCAGGACCTGTCGGTGAAGGCGCACGAGGCCGTGCGCCTGGCATCCGAATTCCAGGGAACCAGGCCCGCCAACTATGACGACCTGATGATTCAGGCGCGCGAAATGGTGCGCAAGGGTCAGTTCTTCTGGGATTACGTGTCCGCAGAGAACAGCGTGGGCTTCCACAACCCGGCCAAGGCGCTGGATACGCTGGCCTCTTCGCAGCAGTACAGCCAGCAGGCCGTGGACCTGGCCAGCGAGGCCACCGGCTTTGCCATCTCCAAGGATCTCGCGGGCGACATCCACAAGATCGTGCCGCCCATCCTGAAGCACAGCCGCAAGTTGCAGCAGGATCCCGAACACATGAAGACGCACGTCTGGTTCAGGTACATTCCTGTCCTGCCCAAGGCGGACAAGGTGTGGGACGGCCAGAAGAAGCTGGTTTCCGCCGCCCAGTAG